A region of the Bryobacteraceae bacterium genome:
CCCATCCGATCGAGACGCTGCGCACCGGCGCCGAGGGATCGCGGAACCTGCTGGAGCTGGCTCGAACAAAAGGCGCGCGTTATGTTCTGGCCTCGACCAGCGAGTGTTACGGCGATCCGCTCGAGCACCCGCAGCGGGAGACCTACTGGGGCAATGTGAACCCGGTGGGCCCGCGCTCCTGCTACGACGAAAGCAAGCGCTTCGCCGAAGCGCTCACGATGGCCTACCACCGCCAGTTCGGCCTCTCCACGCACATCGCCCGCATTTTCAACACCTACGGCCCGCGCATGCAGCACGACGACGGCCGCATCGTGCCAAATTTCATCCTCCAGGCGCTGCGCAACCTCCCCATCACCGTCTACGGAGACGGCAGCCAGACCCGTTCTTTCTGTTACGTGGACGATCTCGTGGAGGGGCTGATCCTGCTGGGCGCGTCGGACGAGCACCTGCCGGTCAACCTTGGCAATCCGGAGGAGATGACCGTGCTCGACTTCGCCGGCCTCGTCCGCCGCCTTACCGGGAGCCGGTCTGAGATCATCCACGAGCCGCTGCCCGAAGACGACCCGCAGCGGCGGCAGCCAGACATCACCAAGGCCCACGCCATCCTCGGCTGGAGCCCCCGCGTCCCGCTCGAAGAAGGCCTGCGGCGGACGATCGAGGCCTTCCGGCAGGAACTGTCTGAAGACCGGGGTTAGCGAGCCCGGCCGCGTCCGGTGGCTGTCGAAAAACACGGCACGGACCCGGCGAGGGGTCCGTGCCGATGCCGAAAGGAGAAGAGAGAGCCAACCGAAAACTTACAGGCTCAGGCCATTGCGGCCCATGGTGCGGAACTCGTATTGCTGAATCTCAACCGCCGCCTGATCGCCCTCAGAGCGCACGACGCGCCCGCGCGCAATCAGCTTCAGGCTGCACCGGTTGTCGAGCTGCGCCGGCCACCGGATGGCCATCTCCACGCGCTTGCCCGGCACCGGCGGCCGCTCGGTGCGGAAACGCACCCCGCCGCTGCTCATGTCGACGGTGACGCCGGCTCCCTGCTCGTGGGCGAGCCTCTTGCCGGACATCCGGTAGACGAGCTCGCACTGGATCGGAAAACGGTCCGTCCTTCTGCGGTCGGTACGCAGCACGTCATTCATCATTGGATCCATCTCCCGGAAGTTCATCATGCTCGCCACAATTGAAGCATGCGGCAGCAGGCAGTTCAGTGCAATAGCTCAGAAGTCCCGACTTGCCGTAGTACGGAAGTACCAGTAACTGGATCGCACCCCCGGGATGAAGTTGCGGTCCGTGGCGAGCGCCTGCGCCGGGTCTCCCGCCCCGCTGTCCGTCATGACAGCGGTGAGGCCGAGCCGGCGATTCCAGCCCGAGCGAAGGATCTGAGCCAGTCCGTTTCCTATTCCCTGGGCGCCGCCGTTGCGGCGGGAGGCGGGGCCGCGGCGGAATTCCTGAAAAACGTGATCTCCCAGTCGGAAATGCCGCTCACATAGAGCCGCGCCCGCTGGCCGGCCAGCGTGTCGGTTTCTCCATAATGGAGGCCGATCACCTGAGGATAATAGCCGGGCAGAAAGCCGATTTCGTCACGGTCCATCAGCTTCACGGGCTCGCTCCAGCGGGGAGGATCCAGTGCCGGATTGCTGAAAGAAATGTAGATCCCTTCCTGGGGCCACCCCGGAGAGCAGCAGGAGCGGTTCAGCAGCATGACGTACTTTTTCAGGTACGTGTTGTAATGGACTGCGGGTCCCCAGAATGAGTCCGTGTCGGCGCGCTGCCATTCGACGCGAGCCGGAAAGACCGGCGTGCAGCGCCCGCCCAGGCCAGGCTCATCCCAGCGGCCCTGGAAATATTTCCAGACGTTTCCCAGGGGCGAGAACCGGTCCTGCCAGGCCAGCCGGGCGACGCAGATGCCCTGCTGTTCCCGGGGCCCGGAATAATTCGTGAAAAAGAAATAGATGAATTTCCGCTCCCGGTCGGAAATGGCGGTAAAGTCTCCGTGGCCGCCGGCAAAAAATCCGTTTTTCGCCGAGCAGTCAACCGGATATCCGCTCTCCAGAATGATGCCCAGATCGGTCAGGCTCAGTCCGTAATCGCCCGATATGGCCGCTCCGATCTTCGGCGCCGTCAGGCCGCCCTGCGGGCACACTCCGCCCGGCTCATGGTGATACCAGGCCAGCAGCAGGTTCCGGTCCCGCTGGACGGCTTCCACCCAGAGCGGCGCATGATGCAGCCCCGTGTCCTCCACACGCTCGCTCTGCCACTCGGTGAACTGGTTGCCGGCGATGCTGATCATCAGCGGCTGGCCCGTGGAGGTGAAAGCGCGAAAGGTCCCGGCCGCCCAGAACGTGGCGCTGTTGCCGTCCGGACGGACCGGCAGTTCGAGCCGCGGGCCGCGGTGAACCACCCAGGACTGGCCCTGGACGGGCAGCCCGGCGGCCAACGCCAGTGCGGTCAAGCCAACGGCCGCCCGGACCCGGAAAATTTGAAACAGACAGCGCATGCGCAGGGCTTTCATCCCCTTTTACGGACGAAAAAAAGCGATCCATGATTACAGGCGGTTCGGGGGAAATTTCCGGGGGTGTATGCGTCTCCACCGGGCCGCCTCGGCGTCCTGCCATCGCGACCGGCGCCGGGCCGACAAAGAAAGCGGCGGCATTCCTCGCGGAATGCCGCCGCCAGGGAGGGGCATCGCGGGCCGCGCCTCGAAGTGCCGGGCGCGGTCTTGAGACTCTCAGAAATCAGCCCGGATGCCGAACTGGATCTGCCGCCGGTCGTCGCTCACACCCGAGATCTGCCCGAACAGCGGACTGGCCGGGTTCGTATTGATCCCGGTGAAGCGGTGCCGGTTGAACAGATTCAGGAACTCGGCGCGGAACTGCACGCGCGTGCCTTCGCGCGGCACCCAGTTCTTTTGCAGGCTGGTGTCCTCGTTGTAGAAGGCGAAGCCGCGCACCTGGTCCACCAGGCGCGAGGCATTGCCGCGGGCGTAGCGGTTGATCTTCACCGGATCCACCACCATCGACGTGTTGATATACGTCTTGTCGGGCCGCGGCGTGTTGATGTCGGTCATGTCGAACTTGCCAGCGCTGAAGTTCGGGTTGTACATGGACTGGCCGTTGGTGATCAGGAACGGCCTGTTGGTGGCGAAGTTCGAGTTCGGCGTGCCGGTCGCGCCGAAGCCCATCGGCATGCCGGAAGAGTAGTTGCCGATGTACTGGAGCGTCCAGCCGCCGGCGATGAAGTCGAGCCACATCGGGATCCCGCGGCCGCGGGCCCGGTTGCGGCCGAAGGGCAGGTCATAGGAAGCGCCGATCTTGACCACGTGACGCTGGTCGTACTCCATCACGCTCTTTTCCAGCTTCAGGTTGTAATAGTCAAGCGGGCGGCCGGAGTTCATGCCCCAGGTGTCGCCGAAGGTGGAGCTGACGTTGCCCATCGTCTTCGAGAAGGTGTAGTTCGACGTGAACTGAAGGCCGTGCGAGTAGCGCTTGTTCCACTGGATCTGCAACGCCTGGTAGTTGGAGAATCCCAGCGGGACGTTCCAGCTATACAGCCCGCTCCAGTAGATCACCGTCGGGTAGGGCGACAGCGTCTGCCACAGCGGAATCCAGTCGCCATCGTTGCCGTACGGATAGCGCGCGCCCATTGCCCTGGCGGCGGCGGGAATCGAGGCGTCATTGTTCACCCAGCTTCCCAGCGTGTCGCCCAGGCTCAGCACTGAATAGGGCAACTGGAACGGGCGGCGGATCTCATTGGCCAGCAGGCCGACGCTCTGCGTGCCCACATAGCCGACGTCGATCACCATCTGCCCGGGGAGCTCGCGCTGGATGTTGAAGTTCCACTGCATGGTGTAGCCGACGCGGCCGCCGTTGGGATCCCAGCTCACCGGCCCCCAGATGTATTTGGCCAGCGACGGATCCAGTTGCGCCCTGGTGATGACCCCGTTGTAGCCGTCATCCCAGTTGAAGGCAGGCAGGTTCGGCGCCGGCCGCTGCACCTGATTGGTCATCGTGAAACCGGCCTTGTTGCCCCAGGGGACGCCGGACCAGCCGTTCGGGATCCGCGGCGAGTAGAAGATGCCGAAGCCCGAGCGGATGGTCATCTTTGTCGCCTCGGGCAGCTGGTAGGCGAAGCCGACCCGGGGCCCCCACGTCGTCCAGAGGTTGTTGTCATAGAACATGCGGCGGCCGATGCGGCCGGGCCCGAAGCCGGCGAACTCCACCGCGCCCTTGATGCCATACTTCGGATCCATCAGGTCCAGGTTGAAGTTGTGCAGCCGGTCGTATTTCTCCGTGCCCTGCGGCTGATAGTCCCACCTCAGGCCGATGTTCACCGTCAGGCGACGGCTCACCTTCCAGTCGTCCTGAACGAACCAGCTATACATCGGGAACTGGCTGCCGACGGGCACGTCGATGTAGACGCTGGCGCTGGTCACCTGGCCGAGCAGCATGGACGCGAAGCCGTGGCCGGTCTGGCTGAAGCCCGGCAGGCCGGTGACGTCAGCCGAGAAGTTGAACTGCCCCGGCCCGGCGTTGTTGCGCCAGTTCAGCCCGTTCCAGCGGTAGTCGAAGCCGAACTTGAGCGCGTGCTTGCCGCGCAGCCAGCTCAGCGTGTTCACTACCTGATAGGCCGTGCCCGCGCCCATGTCATTGGCCTGGTAGCCGAGCGTCGGGAAGCTGACGCGGTCGCCCGACAGGCCGGTGATCTCCGGATAATTCATGTCCTGGCGGATGCCCTTGATCCCCAGGATCTGCGCGCCCGGCTCCTTCAC
Encoded here:
- a CDS encoding epimerase produces the protein MRVLVAGAAGFIGSHLCDALLALGYEVIGVDNFLTGSPRNLRHLAGHPRFRFLEHDVVAPLGVDGPLDAVFNLASPASPRDYLAHPIETLRTGAEGSRNLLELARTKGARYVLASTSECYGDPLEHPQRETYWGNVNPVGPRSCYDESKRFAEALTMAYHRQFGLSTHIARIFNTYGPRMQHDDGRIVPNFILQALRNLPITVYGDGSQTRSFCYVDDLVEGLILLGASDEHLPVNLGNPEEMTVLDFAGLVRRLTGSRSEIIHEPLPEDDPQRRQPDITKAHAILGWSPRVPLEEGLRRTIEAFRQELSEDRG